A portion of the Acidisarcina polymorpha genome contains these proteins:
- a CDS encoding ATP-binding protein — protein MAAVGAQLFADNSILNLRDVVLSRTDTPQTLREKLARVILDEMYQFVGLLDARGMTLEINRAALEGAGIQMSDIQGRPFWETRWWQVCSETKEKQRELCGRAARGEFIRCDIEIYGRSAGEETIVIDFSLMPVRDQLGRIVFLLAEGRNITEKKAAEAELARKNKELERLLDQVRQLDQLKSDLFANVSHELRTPLALILGPAESMLAAGANLSEMQRRNLGVIRHNAATLLKHVNDLLDLSKLDAAQMTMDYVDIDLSRLVRTVAAHFDALAPQRTISYVIVTPDVVRAEVDAEKLERVLLNLLSNAFKFTPSGGRIRCTLAIRNDGFVLAVQDSGPGIPHAMRDKIFERFRQAQGGTTREFSGTGLGLSIARDFVELHGGTIAISDAPAGGTLVQVEIPLRAPRGSVVRIASDAESVSEVSMITSTTVEELRRDQVQSPRPAQAAGNPTVLVVEDHSEMRRFIAETLSSDYRVIEAADGVEGLAQAIAKTPDLVVTDLMMPKLGGDEFVKHLRAHRNVPQPPVLVLSAKADDMLRLRLLAESVQDYLVKPFSAAELLARVRNLVTIKRTKDLLQEELASQGEDLALLTRELIVSKRLIEENLEAQRQFSALVKNSRDFIGFTSREGRTIFVNPAGRELVGLSEEEVQQKSPLDYVIDEDRDRLLRGMAAATERGNWEGEIRFRHFGSDDVIPMHQTIFVVDPVESGGKIGLATISHDIRERMRVEEGLREAHAELARVSRIASMGEVSASIAHEVNQPLSAVVANANACARMLDAQPLDMGELRLAIGDIAASGKRASEIITRIRSQVKKSDSGRHKLDINEVIVEVMPLIRGEVDRHQAKLETHLERNLPVILGDRVELQQVLINLLMNGIEAMTTTMNGPRALTVRSQLATTGEVVVAIRDCGPGFPADHMSKLFNSFFTTKPNGMGMGLPISRSIIEAHGGKLWATLNSTGGATFQFALASAA, from the coding sequence GTGGCGGCGGTAGGCGCACAGCTCTTTGCAGACAACTCGATCCTGAACCTGAGGGACGTCGTCCTTTCCCGGACCGATACGCCTCAGACACTTCGGGAGAAACTGGCAAGAGTCATCCTGGATGAGATGTATCAGTTCGTAGGCCTGCTCGACGCCAGGGGCATGACGCTCGAGATCAACCGCGCTGCTCTGGAAGGGGCGGGAATCCAGATGAGCGACATCCAGGGCCGGCCGTTTTGGGAAACACGCTGGTGGCAGGTCTGCAGTGAAACGAAGGAAAAGCAGCGCGAGCTGTGTGGAAGAGCGGCTCGCGGCGAATTTATCCGCTGCGACATCGAGATCTATGGACGGTCTGCCGGCGAAGAGACGATCGTGATCGACTTCTCGCTGATGCCGGTCCGCGATCAGCTGGGCAGAATTGTGTTTCTGCTGGCCGAAGGCCGCAACATTACCGAAAAAAAAGCAGCCGAAGCAGAGCTGGCGCGGAAGAACAAGGAACTCGAGCGACTTCTCGACCAGGTCCGCCAACTCGATCAGTTGAAGAGCGACCTCTTCGCGAATGTCAGCCATGAATTACGCACTCCGCTCGCGCTCATCCTCGGCCCCGCCGAGTCAATGCTCGCTGCCGGCGCAAATCTTAGCGAAATGCAGCGGCGCAATCTGGGCGTGATCCGGCACAATGCCGCGACGCTGCTCAAACATGTCAACGACCTGCTCGATCTTTCGAAGCTCGACGCCGCCCAGATGACGATGGATTACGTCGACATCGATCTCTCGCGACTGGTGCGTACCGTGGCGGCGCACTTCGATGCTCTGGCTCCACAGCGGACGATTTCCTATGTCATCGTCACGCCTGACGTTGTTCGTGCGGAGGTCGATGCGGAGAAGCTGGAAAGGGTGCTTCTCAATCTGCTCTCCAATGCTTTCAAGTTCACACCCAGCGGCGGACGTATCCGGTGCACGCTTGCAATCAGAAACGACGGCTTCGTCCTGGCCGTGCAGGACAGCGGACCGGGAATTCCTCACGCAATGCGCGACAAAATCTTCGAACGCTTCCGCCAGGCACAGGGTGGAACTACTCGCGAATTCAGCGGAACGGGCCTAGGGCTGTCCATCGCCAGAGACTTCGTAGAACTGCACGGCGGTACGATCGCCATCTCCGACGCGCCAGCCGGAGGAACCCTGGTGCAGGTCGAGATTCCGCTCCGTGCACCTCGTGGTTCGGTCGTCAGAATCGCAAGCGATGCCGAATCGGTGTCCGAAGTCTCGATGATCACAAGCACAACCGTGGAAGAACTACGGCGGGACCAGGTGCAGAGCCCGAGGCCTGCTCAGGCGGCAGGCAATCCGACCGTGTTGGTGGTGGAAGACCATTCGGAGATGCGCCGCTTCATTGCAGAAACACTCTCGAGCGACTATCGGGTGATCGAAGCCGCGGATGGCGTCGAGGGTCTGGCCCAGGCTATTGCTAAAACGCCCGATCTGGTGGTTACGGATCTCATGATGCCAAAGCTGGGTGGGGATGAGTTTGTGAAGCATCTGCGTGCGCATCGCAATGTGCCGCAACCGCCAGTGCTGGTGCTCTCCGCCAAGGCGGATGACATGCTGCGCCTCAGACTGCTGGCGGAGTCAGTGCAGGACTACCTCGTGAAGCCATTTTCCGCGGCCGAACTGCTGGCGAGAGTCCGGAACCTCGTCACGATCAAACGAACGAAAGATCTCCTCCAGGAAGAACTCGCCAGTCAGGGTGAGGACCTGGCTCTTCTGACGCGCGAGCTGATCGTGAGCAAGCGGCTGATTGAGGAGAACCTGGAAGCGCAGCGCCAATTCTCCGCTCTGGTGAAAAACAGCCGCGATTTCATTGGCTTCACCTCACGAGAGGGACGGACGATCTTCGTCAATCCCGCCGGCAGGGAACTGGTAGGACTGAGCGAAGAAGAGGTGCAGCAAAAATCTCCGCTGGACTACGTGATTGATGAAGACCGCGATCGCCTACTCAGAGGCATGGCGGCGGCTACTGAAAGAGGCAATTGGGAGGGCGAGATACGCTTTCGTCATTTCGGATCGGACGATGTGATCCCGATGCACCAGACCATCTTCGTCGTCGATCCTGTGGAGAGCGGCGGAAAGATCGGTCTGGCGACCATCAGCCACGACATCCGGGAGCGCATGCGCGTTGAAGAGGGACTGCGTGAAGCCCATGCGGAGCTGGCTCGCGTCTCTCGGATTGCATCCATGGGTGAAGTGAGCGCTTCCATCGCACACGAGGTCAATCAACCGCTGAGCGCAGTCGTTGCCAACGCGAATGCATGCGCCAGGATGCTGGATGCCCAGCCGCTCGACATGGGGGAACTTCGCCTGGCCATCGGTGATATAGCAGCCTCCGGCAAAAGAGCCTCGGAGATCATCACGCGCATCCGGAGTCAGGTGAAGAAGTCCGATTCCGGCAGGCACAAGCTCGATATCAACGAGGTCATCGTGGAGGTCATGCCGCTGATACGAGGCGAAGTCGACCGGCACCAGGCGAAGCTCGAAACACACCTCGAACGCAACTTGCCCGTGATCCTCGGCGACCGTGTGGAACTCCAGCAGGTCTTAATCAACCTCCTGATGAATGGCATAGAGGCAATGACAACGACGATGAACGGACCACGCGCGCTGACGGTACGCTCGCAATTGGCGACGACGGGAGAAGTGGTTGTCGCTATCCGCGATTGTGGACCAGGGTTCCCGGCCGATCACATGAGCAAATTGTTCAACAGTTTTTTCACGACGAAGCCGAACGGGATGGGAATGGGCCTGCCCATCAGCCGCTCGATCATCGAAGCCCACGGGGGAAAGTTGTGGGCCACACTGAACTCCACAGGTGGCGCGACTTTTCAATTTGCGCTGGCGTCGGCCGCATAG
- a CDS encoding response regulator transcription factor yields MEQLQPVVYIVDDDLAVCSALQRLIRSVGLEAETFTSARDFLEAKHIDRPGCMVLDVRLPDLSGLNLQEKLADANIDLPIIFITGFGDIPMTVRAMKAGALEFLTKPINEQQLLDAMQQGIEKHRRQLTRRGQMTDLQARYRSLTNRERQILPLVADGYLNKQIAAELGTSEKTIKIHRGQVMVKMKAGSVADLVRMATMLGLPSSRTQRLSAYSPDPASKRAEQSPDF; encoded by the coding sequence ATGGAACAGCTACAGCCAGTGGTCTATATCGTGGATGATGATCTCGCCGTCTGCTCAGCATTGCAACGGCTGATTCGTTCAGTGGGTCTGGAAGCGGAAACCTTCACATCCGCGCGCGACTTTCTCGAGGCGAAGCACATCGACCGCCCGGGCTGCATGGTGCTCGATGTACGCTTGCCGGACCTGAGTGGGCTGAATCTTCAGGAGAAACTCGCGGACGCCAACATCGATCTGCCCATCATCTTCATCACCGGCTTCGGCGACATTCCTATGACGGTGCGGGCGATGAAGGCTGGTGCGCTGGAGTTCCTGACCAAGCCCATCAACGAGCAGCAGTTGCTGGACGCGATGCAGCAGGGCATCGAGAAACATCGAAGGCAGTTGACGAGGCGCGGCCAGATGACCGACCTGCAAGCGCGCTACCGATCGCTGACGAACCGCGAACGCCAGATCTTACCTTTGGTTGCCGACGGGTACCTCAACAAGCAGATCGCCGCGGAACTCGGCACCAGCGAAAAGACAATCAAGATTCATCGCGGTCAGGTCATGGTAAAGATGAAAGCGGGTTCGGTGGCCGACCTGGTGCGCATGGCAACCATGCTCGGTCTTCCTTCCTCCCGGACCCAGCGGCTTAGCGCGTACTCTCCCGATCCCGCAAGCAAAAGAGCAGAACAGTCGCCCGACTTTTGA